One genomic segment of Pandoraea sputorum includes these proteins:
- a CDS encoding hydantoinase/oxoprolinase family protein: protein MSEAATIVGVDVGGTFTDLFVLDEAAGVARIVKVPSTRGEEARGFMNGIERVDTQGRGAAAIATIVHGTTVGTNALLERKVARTGIITTTGFRDVLEMRRRDRPATWGLRGNFTPIVPRNLRLEVDERVLADGTVHTDVDISQVEAAARALLEAGCDAVCVFFVNAYANPVNEQRAVAAVRALWPNGNVTAATEVLPEIREFERCSTATLNASLQPVVGSYLTRLESDLKARGFGGELLVVQSNGGIMSRQTACDVPVRTALSGPAAGVIACAAIARSAGFANVVTGDMGGTSFDVSLVANGEASLAAQTSIEFGMVVRSPMIQIETIGAGGGSIASVDAGGLLQVGPESAGSVPGPACYGRGNTRPTVTDANVLLGRIAADRPLGGGLLAKLDGNLALQAIDTHVAKPLGLDAYAAAEAILTVANAKMAGAIRLVSIERGHDPRQFAYMPFGGGGALHVCAMMREVGTTTGIVPRYPGVTSALGCVIADMRHDSVQTLNQPLAALDTDDLAERVDGLAQACQARLDSAGVRFESVREIIELDMLYVGQSHTVRVPVARERLDRDGIAVAFETAYRDAFGRALDGIPVRIMNLRYARIGVRPKFDLAVLAPQANAMPEPLGSQRVYHAGQWWDAVRYARLDLPVDASVAGPAILEQSDTTIWLEPGFSGRVDALGNLLITRDA from the coding sequence ATGAGCGAAGCAGCAACGATTGTCGGCGTCGACGTTGGCGGCACTTTTACCGACTTGTTTGTCCTCGACGAAGCGGCCGGTGTGGCCCGCATCGTCAAGGTGCCCTCCACGCGCGGCGAAGAAGCGCGCGGCTTCATGAACGGGATCGAGCGAGTCGATACACAAGGGCGCGGGGCTGCGGCCATCGCGACCATCGTGCACGGCACGACCGTCGGCACGAATGCGCTGCTCGAGCGCAAGGTGGCGCGCACCGGGATTATTACCACGACGGGCTTTCGCGACGTGCTGGAGATGCGCCGCCGCGACCGTCCCGCCACCTGGGGGCTGCGTGGCAACTTCACACCGATCGTGCCGCGAAATCTGCGTCTTGAAGTCGATGAGCGCGTGCTGGCCGATGGCACCGTGCATACCGACGTCGACATCTCGCAGGTCGAAGCGGCGGCACGCGCTTTGCTCGAAGCGGGCTGCGACGCCGTGTGTGTCTTCTTCGTCAACGCATATGCCAATCCCGTCAACGAACAACGCGCGGTCGCGGCGGTACGCGCGCTCTGGCCGAACGGCAACGTGACGGCGGCGACCGAAGTGCTCCCGGAGATTCGTGAGTTCGAGCGGTGCTCGACGGCCACGTTGAACGCTTCGCTGCAACCGGTGGTGGGCAGCTATCTGACGCGTCTGGAGAGCGACCTGAAGGCGCGTGGCTTCGGCGGGGAACTGCTCGTCGTGCAAAGCAATGGCGGCATCATGTCGCGCCAGACGGCCTGCGACGTGCCGGTGCGTACGGCGCTCTCAGGCCCGGCCGCCGGTGTGATCGCGTGCGCGGCCATTGCGCGTTCGGCGGGCTTCGCCAACGTGGTCACGGGCGACATGGGCGGCACGTCGTTCGACGTCTCGCTGGTCGCGAACGGTGAGGCCTCGCTCGCAGCGCAGACGTCCATCGAATTCGGGATGGTGGTGCGCTCGCCGATGATCCAGATCGAAACCATCGGCGCGGGCGGCGGCTCGATTGCCTCCGTCGACGCGGGCGGGCTGTTGCAAGTCGGCCCGGAGTCGGCGGGCAGTGTGCCGGGACCGGCGTGCTACGGACGCGGCAACACGCGCCCGACCGTGACCGATGCCAACGTGCTGCTCGGTCGGATTGCGGCGGATCGTCCGCTGGGCGGCGGGTTGCTCGCCAAACTCGACGGCAATCTCGCCTTGCAGGCCATTGATACACACGTGGCCAAGCCGCTGGGCCTCGATGCTTATGCCGCAGCAGAAGCGATTCTGACCGTGGCCAACGCCAAGATGGCGGGCGCGATCCGTCTGGTGTCCATTGAGCGCGGGCACGATCCGCGACAGTTCGCTTACATGCCGTTCGGTGGCGGCGGCGCGCTGCACGTCTGCGCGATGATGCGCGAAGTCGGTACGACCACGGGCATCGTGCCGCGTTACCCAGGGGTGACGTCGGCGCTCGGTTGCGTGATCGCGGACATGCGTCACGACAGCGTGCAGACGCTCAATCAGCCGCTCGCTGCGCTCGATACGGACGACCTCGCCGAGCGTGTGGATGGGTTGGCGCAGGCGTGTCAGGCGCGTCTGGATTCGGCCGGGGTGCGCTTCGAATCGGTGCGTGAAATCATCGAACTCGACATGCTCTATGTGGGGCAGAGCCACACGGTGCGTGTGCCGGTGGCGCGCGAACGTCTGGATCGGGACGGCATTGCCGTCGCCTTCGAGACCGCCTATCGCGACGCGTTCGGCCGCGCGCTCGACGGCATTCCGGTGCGCATCATGAACCTGCGATACGCACGCATCGGTGTGCGTCCGAAGTTCGACCTCGCGGTGCTCGCACCGCAGGCCAACGCGATGCCCGAGCCGCTTGGCAGCCAGCGCGTGTATCACGCCGGACAGTGGTGGGATGCCGTGCGGTATGCGCGTCTCGATCTGCCGGTGGATGCGAGCGTCGCCGGTCCCGCAATCCTCGAACAGTCGGACACGACGATCTGGCTCGAACCGGGATTCTCGGGGCGCGTCGATGCGCTGGGCAACCTGCTCATCACGCGCGACGCCTGA
- a CDS encoding cysteine hydrolase family protein has protein sequence MSQTSLLDPARTALVIVDLQNDFITPGGAYDRGGAATPEAQALPARVAPIAQSLKAAGGFVAASQFTLWPDASGEPMISPHLKQLRPFLRRGDFVAGTDGHATVAALAKHVDVSVWKVAYSAFFNTQLDWVLRRAGIETVAVCGIVTNGGVASTARDAHMRDYRVLVLSDGCAAPTVAAHDAALTDLRTVGEVVTCEAFAARIAS, from the coding sequence ATGAGTCAAACCTCTTTGCTCGACCCGGCGCGCACTGCACTCGTCATCGTCGATCTGCAAAACGACTTCATCACGCCCGGTGGTGCGTACGACCGGGGTGGTGCCGCAACGCCCGAAGCACAGGCGTTGCCCGCGCGTGTCGCACCCATCGCGCAATCGCTCAAGGCCGCAGGTGGTTTTGTCGCGGCAAGCCAGTTCACGTTATGGCCGGACGCGAGCGGCGAGCCGATGATTTCGCCGCATCTGAAGCAATTGCGGCCGTTCCTGCGCCGTGGCGATTTCGTCGCGGGAACGGACGGTCATGCCACCGTGGCGGCGCTGGCGAAGCACGTCGACGTGTCGGTCTGGAAGGTGGCTTACTCCGCCTTCTTCAACACGCAACTGGACTGGGTGCTGCGACGTGCGGGTATCGAGACGGTGGCGGTGTGCGGCATCGTGACCAACGGCGGCGTGGCGAGTACTGCGCGCGATGCGCACATGCGCGACTACCGTGTGCTGGTGCTCTCCGACGGATGTGCCGCGCCCACCGTCGCCGCGCACGACGCCGCGTTGACCGACCTGCGCACCGTTGGCGAGGTCGTGACCTGCGAGGCCTTTGCGGCCCGCATCGCCTCATGA
- a CDS encoding FAD-dependent oxidoreductase: protein MSGPTTPVVRQGMPPVDDLPQISVVIVGAGACGLTAALVLQDAGIDCVLLERDAIPSGSTALSSGFIPAAGSAVQRAVGIDDSAKQFAADIMAKTQGTAAAHLVQAYSEASGPAMDALARHGLTFDILDGFLYPGHSVRRMHSLPERTGAALMAALERAVQATDAHVMTKTLVRELWVDASGNVQAVGCVRPDGAMEYLGCDMLLLACNGFGGNAGLRTELLPEMAHAVYGGHEGNDGSALLLGRALGAATADLGGYQGHGSWASPHGVLISWAVIMDGGVQINREGQRFHDETHGYSEAAVHVLAQTDGIAWNVFDAQTLALARTFPDFQEAEAAGALRACADIDALASVIGCDVTALRETLNGVAPGVNATDGRRFTRSLVAPYYAIRVTGALFHTQGGLDIDAACRVLRPDGSPMPNLLAAGGAARGVSGNAVWGYLSGNGLLSAVAGGYIAANTVIGSLAAIPAIMNTQEISS from the coding sequence ATGAGCGGTCCTACGACACCGGTCGTCCGTCAGGGCATGCCGCCGGTTGACGATCTGCCGCAAATCAGCGTGGTGATCGTGGGGGCGGGTGCGTGCGGCCTGACCGCTGCACTGGTGCTGCAAGATGCGGGCATCGACTGCGTCCTGCTGGAGCGCGACGCCATTCCCAGCGGCTCGACCGCCCTGTCGTCGGGGTTCATTCCGGCGGCGGGTAGCGCGGTTCAGCGTGCGGTTGGCATCGACGACAGCGCGAAGCAGTTCGCCGCCGACATCATGGCGAAGACGCAAGGCACGGCGGCGGCGCATCTGGTGCAGGCGTATTCGGAAGCGTCCGGCCCGGCGATGGATGCGCTCGCGCGCCACGGGCTGACGTTCGACATTCTCGACGGCTTCCTGTACCCCGGACACAGCGTTCGGCGCATGCACAGCCTGCCGGAGCGGACCGGTGCGGCTTTGATGGCGGCGCTGGAGCGAGCCGTTCAGGCGACCGACGCGCACGTCATGACAAAGACGCTGGTGCGCGAGCTGTGGGTGGATGCGTCGGGCAACGTGCAGGCGGTGGGGTGCGTGCGCCCGGACGGCGCGATGGAATACCTCGGCTGCGACATGCTGCTGCTCGCCTGCAACGGGTTCGGCGGTAATGCCGGGTTGCGCACCGAACTGCTGCCCGAGATGGCACACGCCGTGTACGGCGGGCATGAAGGCAACGACGGCAGCGCCTTGCTCTTGGGCCGTGCGCTCGGCGCGGCGACAGCCGATCTGGGCGGCTATCAGGGACACGGCTCGTGGGCGAGTCCACACGGCGTGCTGATCTCGTGGGCCGTCATCATGGACGGCGGGGTGCAAATCAACCGGGAAGGTCAACGTTTTCATGACGAGACGCACGGCTACTCGGAAGCGGCGGTGCACGTGCTCGCACAAACGGATGGCATCGCCTGGAATGTGTTCGACGCGCAGACACTCGCGCTGGCGCGCACGTTTCCCGACTTTCAGGAAGCCGAAGCCGCGGGTGCGCTCAGGGCCTGCGCCGACATCGACGCGCTCGCCAGTGTCATCGGCTGCGACGTGACGGCGCTGCGCGAAACGTTGAACGGCGTCGCGCCGGGCGTGAATGCCACCGATGGCCGCCGGTTCACGCGCTCGCTCGTCGCGCCGTATTACGCAATCCGGGTCACGGGCGCGCTGTTTCACACGCAGGGCGGACTCGATATCGACGCCGCCTGCCGGGTGCTGCGTCCCGACGGATCGCCGATGCCCAACCTGCTCGCCGCAGGCGGCGCGGCGCGTGGCGTGTCGGGCAATGCAGTGTGGGGCTATCTGTCCGGCAACGGGCTGCTCTCGGCCGTCGCGGGCGGCTACATCGCGGCGAATACGGTGATTGGCTCACTCGCCGCCATTCCCGCCATTATGAACACTCAGGAGATTTCTTCATGA
- a CDS encoding isocitrate lyase/PEP mutase family protein, producing MTASSSAQLSLRQRLSQGVLLAPGVYDALSALIAAQSGFDALYLSGASIAYTRLGRSDIGLTTFPEVEDTVARIAERVSVPVIVDADTGFGNALNVKRTVRGFERAGAAMIQLEDQTFPKRCGHLDGKGVVPAQEMAGKVRAAVDARHDAGTLILARTDAIAVEGLDAALDRAELYLEAGADALFIEALRTTEQMTAACERFAHRVPLLANMVEGGKTPVQSAQALADIGFRIVIFPGGAARAVAHTLQGYYANLHAQGTTAAWREQMLDFDGLNAVIGTPELLAEGKQYE from the coding sequence ATGACGGCTTCGTCGTCTGCCCAACTGTCGCTCCGGCAGCGCCTCTCGCAAGGTGTGCTGCTGGCGCCTGGCGTCTACGACGCCTTGTCTGCCCTCATCGCCGCACAGTCCGGTTTCGACGCCTTGTATCTCTCGGGGGCATCGATTGCCTATACTCGGCTCGGCCGCTCCGACATCGGTCTGACCACGTTCCCGGAAGTCGAAGACACGGTCGCACGGATTGCCGAGCGTGTGTCGGTGCCGGTGATCGTCGATGCCGATACCGGTTTCGGTAACGCGCTCAATGTAAAACGCACCGTGCGTGGTTTCGAGCGGGCGGGTGCGGCCATGATTCAGCTTGAAGATCAGACGTTTCCGAAACGTTGTGGCCATCTCGATGGCAAGGGCGTGGTGCCAGCTCAGGAAATGGCGGGCAAGGTGCGGGCGGCCGTCGATGCACGGCACGACGCCGGGACGCTGATCCTCGCGCGCACCGATGCGATTGCCGTCGAAGGACTCGACGCCGCACTGGACCGCGCAGAGTTGTACCTCGAAGCCGGGGCCGACGCGCTCTTCATCGAAGCGCTGCGCACAACCGAGCAGATGACTGCGGCCTGCGAGCGCTTTGCCCATCGCGTGCCGTTGCTGGCGAACATGGTCGAAGGCGGCAAGACGCCCGTGCAAAGCGCGCAGGCACTTGCAGATATCGGCTTTCGCATCGTCATCTTCCCCGGTGGCGCGGCGCGCGCGGTGGCGCACACGTTGCAGGGCTATTACGCAAATCTGCACGCGCAGGGTACGACGGCGGCATGGCGCGAACAGATGCTCGATTTCGACGGTCTGAACGCGGTGATCGGCACGCCTGAACTGCTGGCCGAGGGCAAGCAGTACGAGTGA
- a CDS encoding CaiB/BaiF CoA transferase family protein, translating to MGALSHIRVLDLSRVLAGPWATQNLADLGADVIKVERPGVGDDTRSWGPPYQRDADGHDTAEAAYYLAANRNKRSLTLDISRPEGQAIVKALAAQSDVVVENYKVGQLAKYGLDYASLKAIKPDLVYCSVTGFGQDGPYASRAGYDFIVQGIGGFMSITGERDALPGGGPQKAGVAIADLMTGMYASLAIMAALTHRDRTGVGQYIDMALLDTQVAMLANMNTNYLASDKAPVRWGNAHPNIVPYQTFQTGDDGWIIVAVGNDGQFRKFVEAGGEPALADDERFATNPSRVRHREVLVPLLAQMVRKFGKDVWIDKLEASGVPCGPINTLPEVFAHPQVKARGMEVALPHASGGMSRLVASPMKMSETPPLARTAPPTLGQHSDEILRERLGFDDAKIAGLRTDGVV from the coding sequence ATGGGCGCGCTGAGTCATATCCGGGTACTGGACCTTTCGCGTGTACTGGCCGGTCCGTGGGCCACGCAGAATCTGGCCGATCTGGGCGCAGACGTGATCAAGGTGGAGCGTCCCGGTGTGGGCGACGACACCCGCAGTTGGGGCCCGCCCTACCAGCGCGACGCGGACGGCCACGACACAGCCGAAGCCGCCTATTACCTCGCGGCAAACCGCAACAAGCGCTCGCTCACGCTCGACATCTCTCGTCCGGAAGGACAGGCCATCGTGAAGGCGCTGGCGGCACAGAGCGACGTCGTCGTCGAGAACTACAAAGTCGGGCAGCTCGCCAAGTACGGTCTCGATTACGCCTCACTCAAAGCGATCAAGCCGGATCTCGTCTACTGCTCGGTCACGGGCTTCGGGCAGGACGGTCCGTATGCCTCACGCGCAGGTTACGACTTTATCGTGCAGGGCATCGGCGGTTTCATGAGCATCACCGGCGAGCGCGACGCGCTGCCCGGCGGTGGCCCGCAAAAGGCCGGTGTAGCGATTGCCGATCTGATGACGGGCATGTACGCAAGTCTGGCGATCATGGCCGCCCTCACCCACCGCGATCGCACCGGCGTGGGCCAGTACATCGACATGGCGCTGCTCGACACGCAGGTGGCCATGCTCGCGAACATGAACACCAACTACCTGGCCAGCGACAAAGCGCCGGTGCGCTGGGGCAACGCGCATCCGAACATCGTGCCCTATCAGACGTTCCAGACAGGCGACGACGGTTGGATCATCGTCGCTGTCGGCAACGACGGACAATTCCGCAAGTTCGTGGAAGCCGGGGGCGAACCTGCGCTGGCCGACGACGAGCGCTTCGCCACCAACCCGTCGCGGGTACGTCATCGTGAGGTGCTGGTGCCGTTGCTCGCGCAGATGGTGCGCAAGTTCGGAAAGGATGTCTGGATCGACAAGCTCGAAGCGTCCGGCGTACCGTGTGGTCCGATCAACACGCTGCCCGAAGTCTTCGCGCACCCGCAGGTCAAGGCGCGTGGCATGGAAGTCGCGTTGCCGCACGCATCCGGGGGGATGTCGCGACTGGTCGCGAGCCCCATGAAGATGAGCGAGACGCCGCCGCTCGCGCGCACCGCCCCGCCAACGCTCGGCCAGCATAGCGACGAGATCCTGCGCGAACGGCTCGGCTTTGACGACGCGAAGATCGCAGGCCTGCGTACCGATGGCGTGGTGTGA
- the alaS gene encoding alanine--tRNA ligase has protein sequence MKVADIREKFLNFFESKGHTIVRSSSLVPSNDPTLLFTNSGMVQFKDVFLGLESRPYTRATTAQRSVRAGGKHNDLENVGYTARHHTFFEMLGNFSFGDYFKREAIQYAWELLTTVYKLPKEKLWVTVYKEDDEAYDIWAKEVGVPAERIIRIGDNKGARYASDNFWQMADTGPCGPCSEIFFDHGEDVWGGPPGSPEEDGDRYIEIWNLVFMQFNRDEQGNMTPLPKPCVDTGMGLERIAAVLQHVHSNYEIDLFQHLIKAAGRETGVTDLSANSLKVIADHIRACSFLIVDGVIPGNEGRGYVLRRIIRRAIRHGYKLGCKKPFFYKLVPDLVAEMGVAYPELAQAQQRVTDVLKQEEERFGETIENGMEILEGALADLAKKGVTTLDGELAFKLHDTYGFPLDLTADVCRERSITVDEAGFDAAMARQREQARAAGKFKMATALEYTGDKTRFEGYDKLALEGAKVTALYVDGTSVAKMTAGQQGIVVLDTTPFYAESGGQVGDQGLIVAGAARFGVSDTQKIQADVFGHYGSLESGELKVGEVVTAQVDAVRRARTVRNHSATHLMHKALREVLGAHVQQKGSLVDADKTRFDFAHNAAMTADEIRRVEDIVNAEVLANAPTQAALMSFDDAVKGGAMALFGEKYGDEVRVLDIGTSRELCGGTHVSRTGDIGLFKIVMEGGVAAGIRRVEAITGDNSVRFVQKLDDQINEAAAALKTQPAELSPRIAQVQEQVKSLEKELAALKSKLASSQGDELVEKAVDVNGLKVLAAQLEGADAKTLRETMDKLKDKLGSAAIVLAAVDGSKVTLIAGVTADATAKVKAGELVNFVAQQVGGKGGGRPDMAQAGGTDPSALPQALAGVQTWVTGKL, from the coding sequence ATGAAAGTCGCAGACATTCGGGAAAAATTCCTAAACTTCTTCGAGTCGAAGGGGCACACCATCGTGCGCTCGTCGAGCCTCGTGCCGTCCAATGACCCCACGCTGCTGTTCACGAACTCCGGCATGGTGCAGTTCAAGGACGTCTTCCTCGGACTCGAATCGCGCCCGTACACGCGCGCGACCACGGCCCAGCGCAGCGTGCGCGCCGGCGGTAAGCACAACGACCTCGAAAACGTGGGCTACACCGCCCGTCACCATACGTTCTTCGAAATGCTGGGCAACTTCTCGTTCGGCGATTATTTCAAGCGCGAAGCGATTCAGTACGCGTGGGAATTGCTGACGACCGTCTACAAGCTCCCGAAGGAAAAGCTCTGGGTCACCGTCTACAAGGAAGACGACGAGGCCTACGACATCTGGGCGAAGGAAGTGGGCGTGCCGGCCGAGCGCATCATCCGCATCGGTGACAACAAGGGTGCGCGTTACGCCTCGGACAACTTCTGGCAGATGGCCGATACCGGTCCGTGCGGCCCGTGCTCGGAAATCTTCTTCGACCACGGTGAAGACGTGTGGGGCGGCCCGCCGGGATCGCCGGAAGAAGACGGCGACCGCTATATCGAAATCTGGAATCTCGTGTTCATGCAGTTCAACCGCGACGAGCAGGGCAATATGACGCCGCTGCCCAAGCCGTGCGTTGACACCGGCATGGGGCTGGAGCGTATTGCGGCCGTGCTGCAACACGTTCACAGCAACTACGAAATCGACCTGTTCCAGCACCTGATCAAGGCCGCCGGTCGTGAGACGGGCGTGACCGATCTGAGCGCGAACTCGCTCAAGGTGATCGCAGATCACATTCGCGCGTGCTCGTTCCTGATCGTCGACGGCGTGATTCCGGGTAACGAAGGCCGCGGTTACGTGCTGCGCCGTATCATCCGCCGCGCAATCCGTCACGGTTACAAGCTCGGCTGCAAGAAGCCGTTCTTCTATAAGCTCGTACCGGATCTGGTCGCCGAGATGGGCGTTGCCTATCCGGAACTGGCGCAGGCGCAGCAGCGCGTGACCGACGTGCTCAAGCAGGAAGAAGAGCGCTTCGGCGAGACCATCGAGAACGGCATGGAGATTCTCGAAGGTGCGCTGGCCGATCTGGCCAAGAAGGGCGTGACCACGCTCGATGGCGAACTGGCATTCAAGCTGCACGACACCTACGGCTTCCCGCTCGATCTGACGGCGGACGTTTGCCGCGAGCGCAGCATCACGGTGGACGAAGCAGGCTTCGACGCCGCGATGGCACGTCAACGTGAGCAGGCGCGCGCCGCAGGCAAGTTCAAGATGGCGACGGCCCTCGAATACACGGGCGACAAGACGCGCTTCGAAGGCTACGACAAGCTCGCGCTCGAAGGCGCGAAGGTCACGGCTTTGTACGTCGATGGCACCAGCGTGGCCAAGATGACCGCCGGTCAGCAAGGCATCGTTGTGCTCGACACGACGCCGTTCTACGCCGAGTCGGGCGGTCAGGTGGGCGATCAGGGGCTGATCGTCGCCGGGGCTGCGCGTTTCGGCGTGTCGGACACGCAGAAGATTCAGGCCGACGTGTTCGGTCACTACGGTTCGCTGGAATCGGGTGAACTGAAGGTCGGCGAAGTGGTGACGGCGCAGGTTGATGCCGTGCGTCGCGCGCGCACCGTGCGCAACCACTCGGCGACTCACCTGATGCACAAGGCCTTGCGCGAAGTGCTGGGTGCTCACGTGCAGCAGAAGGGCTCGCTCGTCGACGCCGACAAGACCCGCTTCGACTTCGCGCATAACGCCGCGATGACGGCCGACGAAATTCGTCGCGTGGAAGATATCGTGAACGCCGAAGTGCTGGCGAACGCGCCCACGCAAGCCGCGCTGATGTCGTTCGACGACGCGGTCAAGGGTGGCGCAATGGCGCTGTTCGGCGAGAAGTACGGCGACGAAGTGCGCGTGCTCGACATCGGGACGTCGCGCGAACTGTGCGGCGGCACGCACGTCTCGCGTACGGGCGATATCGGCCTGTTCAAGATCGTGATGGAGGGTGGCGTGGCCGCCGGTATCCGTCGCGTGGAAGCGATCACCGGCGATAACTCGGTACGCTTCGTCCAGAAACTCGACGACCAGATCAACGAAGCGGCTGCCGCGCTCAAGACGCAACCCGCAGAACTGAGCCCGCGTATCGCGCAGGTGCAGGAGCAGGTCAAGTCGCTGGAGAAGGAACTGGCGGCGCTCAAGTCGAAGCTGGCATCGAGCCAGGGCGACGAACTGGTCGAGAAGGCCGTCGACGTGAACGGTCTGAAGGTGCTGGCCGCGCAACTCGAAGGCGCCGACGCCAAGACGCTGCGTGAGACGATGGACAAGCTCAAGGACAAGCTGGGGAGCGCAGCCATCGTGCTGGCTGCCGTCGACGGCAGCAAGGTCACGCTGATCGCCGGTGTGACGGCGGATGCGACGGCCAAGGTCAAGGCGGGCGAACTCGTCAACTTCGTCGCACAGCAGGTCGGCGGCAAGGGCGGCGGTCGTCCGGATATGGCGCAGGCGGGTGGTACCGACCCGTCGGCACTGCCGCAGGCGCTTGCTGGCGTTCAGACATGGGTGACCGGCAAGCTGTAA
- a CDS encoding YbfB/YjiJ family MFS transporter yields the protein MPATLADSDNVTKLRQPSPERAAWRIALSCMLALSIAMGIGRFAFTPMLPLMLHEQLTDIQHGSWLASLNYAGYFIGALSCMWLHFTPTLIIRFALASTVALTLAMGLMESFAVWAIVRTLAGVMSAWAMVFSAGWGFRKLAELRMPSLGGVIFAGPGAGIVVTGLLASLNDTLGWPARGGWLLCGVLALALLAVIWRTFVADVPVAVDATKSADAAKSTTATVAPSTNHGSGESVIPVTILYSFAGFGYIITATFLPVIARQALPGSPWPDLFFPLLGLMVIPGAIIGARAPLSWDNRLLLAVCYVMQGLGVGIGIVLPNVVGFALGSVLVGLPFTAITVYAVRECRRLRGDNANGLIGLVTASYGIGQIVGPLVAAPLVAATGGFTTALLCASGVLALGAIGFVWDWRRSLERAP from the coding sequence ATGCCAGCTACTCTCGCCGATTCCGACAACGTCACGAAGCTGCGCCAACCGTCGCCGGAGCGTGCGGCATGGCGCATCGCGTTATCGTGCATGCTCGCCTTGTCGATTGCGATGGGGATCGGCCGCTTCGCTTTCACGCCGATGCTGCCGCTCATGCTGCATGAGCAGCTCACCGATATTCAGCACGGTAGCTGGCTAGCGTCGCTGAACTACGCGGGGTACTTCATCGGGGCGTTGTCGTGCATGTGGCTGCATTTCACACCGACGCTCATCATTCGCTTTGCACTTGCCTCCACGGTCGCACTGACGTTGGCGATGGGGCTGATGGAGTCGTTCGCGGTGTGGGCGATCGTGCGCACACTCGCGGGCGTGATGAGTGCGTGGGCGATGGTGTTCTCGGCCGGGTGGGGCTTTCGCAAGCTGGCCGAGCTGCGCATGCCGAGTCTGGGTGGTGTGATCTTTGCCGGGCCTGGCGCAGGCATTGTGGTGACGGGCTTGCTCGCGAGCCTGAACGACACGCTCGGCTGGCCTGCGCGCGGCGGCTGGTTGCTGTGCGGCGTGCTCGCGCTGGCGTTGCTCGCCGTCATCTGGCGGACGTTTGTGGCTGATGTGCCCGTCGCCGTCGATGCGACCAAGTCAGCCGACGCTGCCAAATCTACGACCGCCACCGTCGCGCCCTCGACCAATCATGGCAGCGGCGAGAGCGTGATCCCGGTCACGATCCTGTACAGCTTCGCCGGCTTCGGCTACATCATCACGGCGACGTTCCTGCCGGTGATCGCACGTCAGGCGTTGCCCGGCTCCCCGTGGCCCGACCTGTTCTTCCCGCTGCTCGGTCTGATGGTGATTCCGGGGGCCATCATCGGCGCACGCGCACCGCTTTCGTGGGATAACCGACTGCTGCTAGCGGTGTGCTACGTCATGCAAGGGCTGGGGGTGGGCATTGGCATCGTGCTGCCGAACGTCGTGGGCTTCGCGCTGGGGAGCGTGCTCGTGGGGCTGCCGTTCACGGCGATTACGGTCTACGCGGTGCGCGAATGCCGACGTTTGCGTGGGGACAATGCCAATGGCCTGATCGGGCTGGTGACGGCATCCTATGGCATCGGGCAGATCGTCGGGCCGCTGGTGGCCGCGCCGCTCGTCGCCGCGACCGGCGGGTTCACGACGGCACTGCTGTGTGCCAGCGGTGTGCTGGCGCTCGGCGCCATCGGTTTCGTGTGGGACTGGCGTCGTTCGCTCGAGCGCGCGCCCTGA
- a CDS encoding class II aldolase/adducin family protein, which translates to MSFTLKAGRKAATVMSDEERQVRVDLAACYRLVALNGWDDLIYTHISAMVPGEPGHFLINPFGLAFDEVTASNLVKITMDGEIVGESAHPVNVTGFALHGAVHAARADAVCVMHLHNTAGIAVSIQPHGLLPISQHALRFHERIGYHDYEGLAFSPSEGERLVTSLGAHPAMLLRNHGTLTVGRTVAEAFVLMATLIKACEIQLQALAGGAAPNLPSPAVQDKTAIQLEDGGAIEGVLEWPALLRKLDRIDASFRD; encoded by the coding sequence ATGTCTTTTACCTTGAAGGCGGGCCGCAAGGCTGCCACTGTCATGAGCGACGAAGAGCGTCAGGTGCGTGTCGATCTCGCCGCCTGCTATCGCCTCGTGGCACTGAACGGCTGGGACGATCTCATCTACACGCACATCTCCGCAATGGTGCCTGGCGAGCCGGGGCACTTCCTCATCAATCCGTTCGGGCTGGCGTTCGACGAAGTGACGGCGTCGAATCTCGTGAAGATCACGATGGACGGCGAGATCGTGGGCGAGAGCGCGCATCCCGTCAACGTGACCGGGTTTGCGCTGCACGGTGCGGTGCACGCCGCGCGCGCGGATGCCGTTTGCGTCATGCATTTGCATAACACGGCGGGTATCGCCGTGTCGATCCAGCCGCACGGCCTGCTGCCCATTTCACAGCACGCGCTGCGCTTTCACGAACGCATCGGATATCACGATTACGAAGGGCTGGCGTTTTCGCCGTCGGAAGGCGAGCGGCTGGTGACGTCGCTTGGCGCACATCCTGCGATGTTGCTCCGCAATCACGGCACGCTCACCGTCGGCCGTACGGTGGCCGAAGCCTTCGTGCTGATGGCAACGCTCATCAAAGCCTGCGAGATTCAGTTGCAGGCGCTGGCGGGCGGCGCTGCGCCGAATTTGCCGAGCCCGGCGGTGCAGGACAAGACAGCGATTCAGCTCGAAGACGGTGGCGCGATCGAGGGCGTGCTGGAATGGCCTGCACTACTGCGCAAACTCGATAGAATAGACGCCTCGTTTCGCGATTGA